CAGCGTCACGGTGGCCAGTGTCTGGTTCTCGGCCTTGATCTCGACGCCTTCTTTGGCCTCGATCGCCTGGTGCATGCCCTCGTTGTAGCGCCGGCCGGCCAGGATGCGGCCGGTGTGTTCGTCGACGATCAGGACTTCGCCATCGAGGATGACGTAGTCCTTGTCCCGTTTGAACAGTTCTTTGGCCTTGATGGCGTTGTTGAGGAACCCGATGAGCGGAGTGTTTGCGGATTCGTACAGGTTCTGGATGCCGAGGTAGTCCTCGACCTTTTCGATGCCGCTCTCCAGGACGCCCACGGTCCGCTTCTTCTCGTCGACTTCGTAGTCATTTCCGGGCTGCAGCCGGAGAACCACCTTGGCGAATTCGCTGTACCAGCGGTTGGTGTCCCCCTGTGCGGGACCGGAAATGATGAGGGGCGTGCGGGCCTCGTCGATAAGGATCGAGTCCACCTCATCCACAATGGCAAAGTTGTGTCCGCGCTGGACGAGCTCGTTCTTGTCCCATGCCATGTTGTCGCGGAGATAGTCGAAACCGAACTCGTTGTTGGTTCCGTACGTGATGTCGGACGCGTATTGCTGGCGCCGGACGGACGGGTCCTGGTTGGACAGGATGCATCCGCTGGTCAGGCCCAGGAAGCGGTAGACGCGTCCCATCAGGTCAGACTGGTATTCGGCGAGGTAGTCGTTCACGGTGACCACGTGGACACCCTTGCCGGTGAGGGCGTTCAGGTAGGCAGGAGCGGTCGCCACCAGGGTCTTGCCTTCACCGGTCTTCATTTCTGCGATGTTGCCCAGGTGCAAGGCCGCGCCGCCCATCAACTGGACGTCGAAGTGCCGCATCCCCAAGGTTCGCGAGGAGGCTTCCCGTACGGCCGCGAAGGCCTCCGGGAGGAGGTCATCCAGCTTTTCGCCGTCCTGGTGGCGTTCGCGAAGCCGGTCAGTTTCCTCGCGGAGCTCAGCGTCGGTGAAGGTCTTAAACGAGTCTTCGAGCGCATTGATGGAGTCGGCATAGTTCCGCAGTTGCCGCAGAGTTTTTTTGTCACCCGTACGGAGTAGTTTTTCGATAAGTGTTGCCACGTGAAGATGCTCCCAGTCTCATGCCGCCGAATTCTGGCGTTTTTAGTCTACGGGAGAGACAACGGGCAGGTACCTGTTTCCCTGAGAGCGGATCCAGTCCTATCCGCGGGCGACGGCCCGTGCGAGGCCCGCCGCAAGGTCACCGACCGGTTGAACCTCCACCTCCTGCAGTCCCAGCCATTCAGCCATGAGGAACAGTTCCGCGGCGAGTTCGACGGCGGTGTCAGGCGGAGCATCCGGCTCACCAAACGCTGACCTCGCCAGCAGCCTCCCGGCCGTGCGGTCAGCCTTCAGGTCCACTCTTGCAACGATCCGGTCGCCGAGGAGGAACGGAAGGACATAGTAGCCGTAGCGCCTTTTGGGCTCCGGCGTGTAAATCTCAATCCTGTAGTGGAAGCCGAACAGTTCCTCAAGCCTGCGTCGTTCGAAAACCAGGGAGTCGAACGGGCTAAGTAAGGCTCGCCCCATGGCCCGCCTCGGCAGGACAGCTTCAGCGTGGCGGTAGACCTCCCTTCCCCAGCCGGCCACGGTCACCGGCTCCAACCTGCCCTGACGCACCAGGTACTCCACGGACTGGGCGGTTGCTTTGACCGGCGTCCGGAAATAGTCGGCAAAGCACCTCACGCTCCCTATACCGTGGGCATGTGCTGCTGCCTCCGTCAGCCGCTGCAGTGCCTCCGCAGGATCGATGCTGCCGGTCCCGGCAGTGACATGCGGCAGCACTCTTTCGGTCAGCGCGTACTTGCGCTCGAACTGGTCGGTCCTGGAAGCAGCCGAGACAAGGCCCTCCTCAAAGAGGTGCTCCAGGACCCGTTTCACCGAGTTCCAGTTCCAGCCCCAGTTCACGCTCTGTCTTTCCTCAACGTGACCGATTTTGGCGGTGATTTCGGAGGCTGTCATCGGGCGGCTTCGTGCGAGCGTCTCCAGTACTTTGTTCGAGACGGCGTTCCGTAGGACGGGATCCATTCGCGCGGCGCCAACCCATGCCCTTTTCTGCCAGAGGACCAGGTCCTGGTAATGCTCGGGCCTGATGTAGCTTGCCTCGTGGGCCCAATACTCCACCATCCTGCGGGGATGGTTGCTGGACATCCGCTGCAGGATGGCCCGGTCGTAGTTGCCCAGTCGGGAGAAGAAGGGAAGGTAGTGGCTGCGCGAGAGGACATTAACTGAATCGATCTGGACCAGCTGGATTTGGGCAAAGGTACGGCCCACCGTCCGTGAAGTTACGGGGCCGGCGGGCCGTCCTTTGTTGAGTCCCTGTGCTGCCAATGCGATCCGCCGTGCCTGGTCCAGGCTCAGCGATGCTGACACATCAGTCCTCTCTGGGGGCGGTTTGCGCCCTAGGCGTTGGCGGCGGCGTCATCCGAGCGGTAGGCAAGGATCTTTTCTTCCACCACGGTGTCTCCGGGCTCGCATTCGTGGTCCAGCGTGATGACGCCGTATGTCCAGCCGCGGCGCCGGTATACAACCGACGGCGTATTGGTGGCCTTGTCCACAAAAAGGTAGAAATCGTGGCCGACGAGCTCCATGTTGTCTACGGCATCGTCGAGGGAGATGGACGCAGCCGGGAAGACTTTGCGACGGATCAAAACGGGAGAATTCCCGGCGGGGATGTCGTTGTCAACATCGTAAGGGGACTTGTCAGCGGGGGCGGCCGCAACTTCATTCCGGTGGCTCGCCTCGAGGTACAGCGGCTCGTGGGTACTGGCCGGTTCGAGCGCTGCGGTCGCCTCACGGACCGCCTTCGGAGTGTGCCGCCCGTGGTGGACCTTCTTGCGGTCCTTGGCGCGGCGGAGACGCTCAAGCAGTTTGTTGTAGGCAAGGTCGAATGCAGCGAACTTGTCGGCAGCGCTGGCTTCGGCACGGATCACAGGCCCACGGCCAAGTACTGTCACCTCAACGGTCAACTGATCGCCGGTCTGCCGGGCATTGGTCTCCTTGGAGACCTTGGCATCGACGCGCTGGACTTTATCTCCAAGCGATTCGATTTTTGAAATCTTCTCCCCGGCATATTCACGGAACCGGTCTGAAACTGTCAGATTTCGTCCGCTGATCATAAACTCCATGGTGCCCTCCAAATGACTTCGGTGACACGACGGCGGCGCTTCCCTGGGCCGAGCTGCCTGACAGTCGAGCCCCTCTCCGAGCCGCCATCGAAAGGTACATTCTGTTCTTGGTACCCACCACCGACGTTAGTTCATAGCCATCCGTTATTCATCTTTTCTTGGTTTATTTTTTTGTAAGTCATGCCTGCTTCCGCTGGTCCACGGGGGAAGCAGCGGCAGCGCCGGCAGCATCCGGCGGGCGTGTCGCCGCCAGGACCACAGCACCCGTGACAATGGCATCCGCGTGGTGCAATGCGCGGGCTGCTTCCGCCAGCGTGGCGCCTGTGGTGAGGACATCATCGATGATGATGCAGCGGTGTCCTGCCACCCTTGCCCGGTCCCGGCACCGGACCGCCATAGAGCCCCGGACCCGCTTTGCGCGGGCGCCCCGGTCGAGGCCCTTTTGTCCGCCCGGCAACCGCAGGCCTGCATTTCCCGTCTTTACCAGTACGTTCGCCACGCCAACCGATGGCAGCTGGCGCGACGCCTCCGCCAGGAGCAGGTGAACGGGGCTGAAACCCCGACTGACATACGCCGCGGAGCTGGTGGGAACAGGGACGAGCAGGGTTGCCTGCCCGTCCCCCACTGCCGCCCGGACGGCACCCGCGAGTGCCCGGCCAAGGCTGTTCTTGAGCTGATGCTGGCCATGCCGCTTGAATGAGAGCAGTGCCTGCGCCAGTTCTTCCCGATAGACGCCGGCTGCTGCTACTGGCAATAAAACCGGTCCACGGATATCCATCAGTGCCGGGGCTCCGCTCTCCGCTCTGAAGGGCTGCCTGGTGAGACGGCGGATGTGGCGCTCACAGGCGTTGCAGAGCGCGCGGTCTTCGGCCCCGCAACACACACAATCCACTGGCACCACCAAGGCCAGGAGGTCGGCAACGGCACGCGTTACTTCCTCGGACAACCTCAGCAGTTTGCTGTGGTGGTCAGAGCGGTGACGGGCAGCCCGGGATGCAGACGGGAAAAGGTCCGGGTCGGAGCAAACTGTCATCCCTTAACGCTCCGGAATGGTGGTCTGGGGCGGAAGACAGCACCGGGCGTATGTGGATATGGTCTGATTTCAATGCCTTGCACCTGCAGGTGCAAGGCATTGATACGAACATCGTGGCGTCAGGCGCGTCGCCGTCTTGGCAACCTGGAAACCGTGCTGGTCCGGGGAACCCTGTGGGTCAGCCGGGGAATGAGGGATCGATCGGCCCCTTGATCTGTGGCGACCATCCGTTGCCCAGCCGTTGGAAAATGCCCTCCGCGGATTGTGCGTAAACCTCCTCTGCGCCGTTTCCGGCGCTGAGCGCCACCAAACCGGGCCATGGAGCCAGCTGCTGCGGCTGCCCGGACGCGAGGGACAGCAGTTCAGGGGTTACGTTGGACGCTGCTGATCCCTTCATTACGGCAACGGTGGTGTCGCTTACCCACGCTCCCTGGTCAGGATTGCTTTCGGTGGCCAAAGTCACGGGCGCGGTCAGCTCCCGCGGCGTGCCGTCACCACCACGGATGATGCCCGCTATCTGTACCCGCGTCTTGCCGTTCTGCTCCGAAATAACGAGCGCGCGGACGCCTTCGCGCGAAATCCGGAATTCCTTCACCGTCCGGCCGGCAAGCCACGCCGGAGTCAGGGTGACCGAAGGGACGGAGGCCCCTTCGGCGACACCTGCCGGGCGGTACGCGACCACCTCGGTGGCGCCGTTCGCTCCGGGGCCCGCAGTCCACACCCAGTCGCTGAGCCCGAAGGACGGCCGGCTCAACGTGCCGCGGGTGGTGAGGGCACGGGCAGGCTGCCCCGGGATGATGCTGTACAGGGTGGTCCGGCTGTCATTGAGGAATGCGGCCGTCTGCGAGACCGGGGATTCTGCCGGGAGCCTCGGGGCCAGGGCGGAGACCGGCTGCATGTCCGGAAGCGGGGAAACCCTGTTGTTCTCGTACCTCACCAACTCGTTGTCGCTGATGGCGATTTGGCGTGACGGTACGCTCTTGTCCTGCACCGGCGGCAGTACTGATCCGTCATCCTCGACCCGCACCAGGTCCTGGTTGGCGCGCAGCTCGACATTGACGACGTCGGGCTGGCTGCGGAAGGTCAGTGTGAGCTGCATCTGCATGCGCAGGCGGTCTGCCGGTGACGTTTCCACCAGTTCCT
The window above is part of the Pseudarthrobacter sp. NS4 genome. Proteins encoded here:
- a CDS encoding winged helix-turn-helix domain-containing protein; its protein translation is MSASLSLDQARRIALAAQGLNKGRPAGPVTSRTVGRTFAQIQLVQIDSVNVLSRSHYLPFFSRLGNYDRAILQRMSSNHPRRMVEYWAHEASYIRPEHYQDLVLWQKRAWVGAARMDPVLRNAVSNKVLETLARSRPMTASEITAKIGHVEERQSVNWGWNWNSVKRVLEHLFEEGLVSAASRTDQFERKYALTERVLPHVTAGTGSIDPAEALQRLTEAAAHAHGIGSVRCFADYFRTPVKATAQSVEYLVRQGRLEPVTVAGWGREVYRHAEAVLPRRAMGRALLSPFDSLVFERRRLEELFGFHYRIEIYTPEPKRRYGYYVLPFLLGDRIVARVDLKADRTAGRLLARSAFGEPDAPPDTAVELAAELFLMAEWLGLQEVEVQPVGDLAAGLARAVARG
- a CDS encoding ComF family protein, with translation MTVCSDPDLFPSASRAARHRSDHHSKLLRLSEEVTRAVADLLALVVPVDCVCCGAEDRALCNACERHIRRLTRQPFRAESGAPALMDIRGPVLLPVAAAGVYREELAQALLSFKRHGQHQLKNSLGRALAGAVRAAVGDGQATLLVPVPTSSAAYVSRGFSPVHLLLAEASRQLPSVGVANVLVKTGNAGLRLPGGQKGLDRGARAKRVRGSMAVRCRDRARVAGHRCIIIDDVLTTGATLAEAARALHHADAIVTGAVVLAATRPPDAAGAAAASPVDQRKQA
- a CDS encoding LpqB family beta-propeller domain-containing protein, with the protein product MTGRGDRRAQSAAFLLAILLVLLAGCARIPTAGPVGKSSEGSAGNLSAPVFLPAAPQPGASPETIIDYFYRAGSGYEDDYAVARQYLTQALSVSWKPDQRALVYRDARVVSTETENVFNYELDVAYSVDADGIATQSPEGTIEKIPVTVTQVDGEWRISAIPDGTAIAEETFKVIYGAYPIYFYDPTFTFAVPDVRWFIRNKTVKAMTSALLAGPAPYLRGAVASAFPSGIKLARESVPVVSGAAQVDLTAKELVETSPADRLRMQMQLTLTFRSQPDVVNVELRANQDLVRVEDDGSVLPPVQDKSVPSRQIAISDNELVRYENNRVSPLPDMQPVSALAPRLPAESPVSQTAAFLNDSRTTLYSIIPGQPARALTTRGTLSRPSFGLSDWVWTAGPGANGATEVVAYRPAGVAEGASVPSVTLTPAWLAGRTVKEFRISREGVRALVISEQNGKTRVQIAGIIRGGDGTPRELTAPVTLATESNPDQGAWVSDTTVAVMKGSAASNVTPELLSLASGQPQQLAPWPGLVALSAGNGAEEVYAQSAEGIFQRLGNGWSPQIKGPIDPSFPG
- the hpf gene encoding ribosome hibernation-promoting factor, HPF/YfiA family — translated: MEFMISGRNLTVSDRFREYAGEKISKIESLGDKVQRVDAKVSKETNARQTGDQLTVEVTVLGRGPVIRAEASAADKFAAFDLAYNKLLERLRRAKDRKKVHHGRHTPKAVREATAALEPASTHEPLYLEASHRNEVAAAPADKSPYDVDNDIPAGNSPVLIRRKVFPAASISLDDAVDNMELVGHDFYLFVDKATNTPSVVYRRRGWTYGVITLDHECEPGDTVVEEKILAYRSDDAAANA